A window of Desulfovibrio desulfuricans DSM 642 contains these coding sequences:
- the pgl gene encoding 6-phosphogluconolactonase — MSGLSRSIHLTVHIHKDPAAMAERAAHILAAACEEAIADRGVFRIALSGGQTPTPLFRLLAGKDWADRLPWDKMTFYWVDERCVGPDHPDSNYGLARRELLSMVPAMHFFRMRGEEDPVEAAVKYEQQIRAEFNLGPQELPRFDFMLLGMGEDGHTGSIFPNSPALAERKRLVIDQYVPERKADRLTLTLPVINNARCCMFLVTGKEKHDVLSRALNLLAEPTLPAQKVRPGFGELIWVVDEAAARGV, encoded by the coding sequence ATGTCGGGCCTCAGCCGTTCCATACACCTTACGGTGCATATCCATAAAGATCCTGCCGCTATGGCCGAACGCGCCGCCCACATTCTGGCGGCAGCCTGCGAAGAAGCCATCGCCGACAGGGGTGTTTTCAGAATCGCGCTCTCCGGCGGGCAGACCCCCACGCCACTTTTCCGCCTGCTGGCGGGCAAAGACTGGGCCGACCGTCTTCCCTGGGACAAAATGACCTTTTACTGGGTGGATGAACGCTGCGTTGGCCCTGATCACCCTGACAGCAACTACGGGCTTGCGCGCCGCGAACTGCTGAGCATGGTTCCTGCCATGCACTTTTTCCGCATGCGCGGCGAGGAAGATCCCGTTGAAGCCGCCGTCAAATACGAGCAGCAGATCCGCGCCGAATTCAATCTCGGCCCGCAGGAACTGCCCCGCTTTGACTTTATGCTGCTGGGCATGGGAGAAGACGGCCACACGGGTTCCATTTTCCCCAATTCGCCCGCCCTTGCCGAACGCAAGCGCCTTGTCATTGACCAGTACGTGCCTGAACGCAAGGCCGACCGCCTCACGCTCACCCTTCCTGTCATCAACAACGCCCGCTGCTGCATGTTCCTCGTGACCGGCAAGGAAAAGCACGATGTGCTTTCGCGCGCGCTCAACCTGCTGGCCGAACCCACCCTGCCCGCACAAAAGGTGCGCCCCGGATTTGGCGAACTGATCTGGGTTGTGGACGAAGCCGCCGCCCGAGGCGTGTAA
- a CDS encoding M15 family metallopeptidase has product MSSNAPATASANAAPASGATGAAAANGLIDAADLPAGLDDAAQVDFYCLRRAYPQITGMTTDAQGQWLVFNDGRRVLYGAAPGAVPPAGSHESEWVVSVRTSMAEPYPLEPQRPDTPLGVSPGRRRSYDLLQALYGSTPKAVGGHLVQARLLGQHLHLSPAAAQAMNRANAHLAPQAAQDPRLKTLLKMDGGFAWRRIAGENRLSPHAFGIAFDISPGIATYWRWSKLRPHPLQQSYPSAIVEAFENEGFIWGGKWHEYDLMHFEYRPEIICKARVWQGLEPLPKQDIQQESVQEAAPDIARKPAHKTVRKPVQKPEKAETPPSEQQPASPAVEAKPAGDDAAIAP; this is encoded by the coding sequence GTGTCATCGAACGCGCCCGCAACTGCGTCTGCCAATGCAGCGCCTGCAAGCGGAGCCACTGGGGCGGCTGCTGCCAACGGTCTGATTGACGCCGCAGATCTGCCCGCAGGGCTTGATGATGCCGCGCAGGTGGATTTTTATTGTCTGCGGCGGGCCTATCCGCAGATTACAGGCATGACGACGGACGCGCAGGGCCAGTGGCTGGTGTTTAACGATGGCCGCCGCGTGCTGTATGGCGCTGCGCCGGGGGCGGTTCCCCCGGCTGGCTCGCATGAATCCGAGTGGGTAGTGAGCGTGCGGACGAGCATGGCCGAGCCCTATCCTCTGGAGCCGCAGCGGCCCGATACTCCTCTGGGTGTTTCGCCGGGGCGGCGGCGCTCCTACGATCTGCTGCAAGCCCTTTACGGATCCACGCCCAAGGCTGTTGGGGGGCATCTGGTACAGGCCCGCCTGCTGGGGCAGCATCTGCATCTTTCGCCCGCAGCGGCGCAAGCCATGAACAGGGCAAACGCTCATCTTGCCCCGCAAGCCGCTCAGGATCCTCGCCTGAAAACCCTGCTGAAAATGGACGGCGGGTTTGCCTGGCGGCGCATTGCGGGCGAGAACCGCTTGAGCCCCCACGCGTTCGGCATTGCCTTTGACATCAGCCCCGGCATTGCCACCTATTGGCGCTGGAGCAAACTGCGCCCGCACCCATTGCAGCAAAGCTATCCCTCCGCCATTGTGGAAGCCTTTGAAAACGAGGGCTTTATCTGGGGCGGAAAATGGCACGAATATGACCTGATGCATTTTGAATACAGGCCGGAAATCATCTGCAAGGCCCGCGTGTGGCAGGGGTTGGAGCCTTTGCCCAAACAGGATATCCAGCAGGAATCCGTACAGGAGGCAGCCCCGGATATCGCGCGGAAGCCCGCGCACAAGACAGTACGGAAGCCCGTGCAGAAGCCGGAAAAGGCCGAAACGCCGCCTTCAGAGCAGCAACCCGCCAGTCCTGCTGTGGAGGCAAAGCCTGCTGGCGACGATGCTGCCATCGCTCCGTAA
- a CDS encoding methyltransferase domain-containing protein — protein MDDRQSDITGQYALHMQKQLVQHCLAPWPRRSRTLLEVNCGRGELLPLLWEYGFDMTATEHNPELRAEASRMADRAEVLAAADDHLPFDDDDFDWVVLHLASPSTESTRKAIAESLRVASAGLALTFWNSASLPFMLHLLGGRKTAWPGPTFCWWQIWRALRSLSAGRISGASVLAGPQGTWNASCALSGCNRVLPWLPVGAWGIIRIDMAKSRPVTPLPLRLGRRRMRRAEPVLECGHKSQAKAADTERKAP, from the coding sequence ATGGATGACCGACAGTCGGATATCACAGGGCAGTATGCCCTGCATATGCAGAAGCAGCTTGTGCAGCACTGCCTTGCCCCCTGGCCTCGCCGTAGCCGCACCCTGCTTGAAGTGAACTGCGGGCGCGGCGAGCTGTTGCCCCTGCTGTGGGAATACGGCTTTGACATGACCGCCACGGAGCACAATCCCGAGTTGCGGGCGGAGGCAAGCCGCATGGCTGACCGCGCCGAAGTGCTGGCCGCCGCTGACGATCACCTGCCCTTTGATGATGACGACTTTGACTGGGTTGTGCTGCACCTTGCTTCACCCAGCACCGAAAGCACGCGCAAGGCCATAGCCGAATCTCTGCGCGTGGCCTCCGCAGGCCTTGCCCTCACATTCTGGAACTCGGCTTCGCTTCCCTTTATGCTCCACCTGCTTGGCGGCCGCAAAACTGCATGGCCCGGCCCGACCTTCTGCTGGTGGCAGATATGGCGGGCGCTCAGGAGCCTTTCGGCTGGCCGCATCAGCGGGGCCAGTGTTCTTGCCGGGCCGCAGGGCACATGGAATGCATCGTGCGCCCTTTCCGGCTGCAACAGGGTCTTGCCCTGGCTGCCCGTGGGAGCATGGGGCATTATCCGTATCGACATGGCAAAATCCCGCCCGGTCACGCCGCTGCCTTTACGGCTCGGACGCAGGCGCATGCGCCGCGCAGAGCCTGTTCTGGAATGCGGCCACAAATCTCAGGCCAAGGCTGCCGACACAGAGAGGAAAGCGCCATGA
- a CDS encoding RidA family protein has product MSKEVISTSKAPGAVGPYSQGIKTGNMFFFSGQIPIDPAIGKLVEGDVSAQAEQACKNVMALLESQGLTAANVVKTTVFITDMGNFAAVNEVYKKYFTAPCPARSCVEVSKLPLGAQVEIEAIATL; this is encoded by the coding sequence ATGAGCAAGGAAGTCATCAGCACGAGCAAGGCCCCCGGGGCAGTCGGCCCTTACAGTCAGGGCATCAAGACCGGCAACATGTTCTTCTTTTCCGGTCAGATTCCCATTGATCCCGCCATCGGCAAGCTGGTGGAAGGCGATGTGAGCGCTCAGGCGGAACAGGCTTGCAAAAACGTTATGGCATTGCTGGAATCACAGGGCCTGACCGCCGCCAATGTGGTTAAAACCACAGTATTCATCACCGATATGGGCAACTTTGCGGCTGTTAACGAAGTGTACAAAAAGTATTTCACGGCCCCCTGCCCCGCGCGTTCCTGCGTTGAGGTCAGCAAGCTGCCGCTTGGCGCGCAGGTTGAAATTGAGGCCATTGCCACGCTGTAA
- a CDS encoding bile acid:sodium symporter family protein — protein MSILQRAGNALTRYMGALILTCSALALWKPELFRWVAPHVTPLLGCIMFGMGMTLRLKDFSMVFSQPRALLLGLLAQFGCMPLLAFALCHLFALPPDLAMGVILVGTAPGGTASNVLTFIARGDVPYSVALTSLTTVVALALMPVLTWLLGGVWVPVDMGALFVSILKIVVIPVILGIAAHRYCGRLTERAIPFLPPISALTITLVVAGIMAINAPNILEASANIFLVVVCHNLLGLAFGYAVGRIWKFDEPRCRALCFEVGTQNSGLATALALAHFSPVSAIAGALFSVWQNISGALVSNYFHGKKLKPNP, from the coding sequence TTGAGTATCTTACAGCGCGCTGGCAATGCACTTACCCGTTACATGGGAGCGCTTATTCTGACATGCTCGGCTTTGGCTTTGTGGAAGCCGGAGCTGTTCCGCTGGGTGGCCCCGCATGTTACGCCGCTCCTGGGGTGCATCATGTTTGGCATGGGCATGACCCTGCGGCTCAAGGATTTCAGCATGGTATTTTCCCAGCCGCGCGCCCTGCTTCTGGGCCTGCTGGCCCAGTTCGGCTGCATGCCGCTGCTGGCCTTTGCGCTGTGCCATCTGTTCGCCCTGCCGCCCGATCTGGCAATGGGCGTCATTCTTGTGGGCACGGCCCCCGGCGGCACCGCCTCCAATGTGCTGACCTTTATTGCCAGAGGCGACGTGCCGTATTCCGTGGCGCTTACCTCGCTGACAACCGTTGTCGCGCTGGCGCTCATGCCGGTGCTCACATGGCTGCTGGGCGGCGTGTGGGTTCCTGTAGACATGGGGGCCCTGTTCGTTTCCATTCTTAAAATTGTGGTGATCCCGGTTATTCTGGGCATTGCGGCGCACCGTTACTGCGGCAGGCTTACCGAGCGGGCCATCCCCTTTTTGCCCCCGATCTCGGCGCTTACCATCACGCTGGTGGTGGCTGGCATCATGGCCATCAATGCCCCGAACATCCTTGAGGCCAGCGCCAATATCTTTCTGGTCGTCGTGTGCCACAACCTGCTGGGTTTGGCCTTTGGCTATGCCGTGGGCCGCATCTGGAAATTTGATGAACCCCGCTGCCGCGCTCTCTGCTTTGAGGTCGGCACACAGAACTCCGGCCTGGCTACAGCCCTCGCACTGGCGCATTTTTCTCCGGTTTCAGCCATTGCTGGCGCGCTGTTCAGCGTATGGCAGAATATTTCTGGCGCGCTGGTTTCAAACTACTTTCATGGTAAAAAGCTGAAACCGAACCCGTAA